TGGAAAtgcaatgaaaaatatgatcaaGGATACATACAGATTTCAAGGCTGATTTTACCAGCTTCCTCcactttatattctttttattatcttcCTTCTTAGGGCTAGTAGCCTTGTCATCTTTAAGAGCATTGTGTTTAGCTTTCTTCAACTGAGTCTCAACATCATCGGATTTTCTTTCAACCTGACTTTTACCATTGCCCACTTCATTTGCAGCACCATCCTTTGTCTTATTCCCAGTGCCATCATTCCCAGATGCATCAacctttctcttcctttttgaAGGCAACTTTCCGTTCTCTATTTCTGTGTTGGTATCTGCACTGTCAACATTTGGTGTATCCTGCAATTTTTGCTCCTCTACATGTTTATTATTCTCAATCAATGCAACCTTAGTAGGAGCATTTGAATCAAGAGCAGATTCTTCTGTCTGTTTAGGTTGTTGCTTGGCAGCTTGAAAAGCCCGGGCCTTTCCCCGGTGCTTCTTTCCATCAGCATGGAGAAGAAGAGCCTGCTTACTGGTAGCCTTGGTATTGCAGAGACTGTAATTACAGTGTTGCACAGAAGTTGATGGCTTAGATGGAATCACTAGAAGAGATATAACACCAAGCACTTAAGAGGGAAGCAATAAAACTACTCTTTGACTTCTTATGCATGCATAAGAGAGATCAAACAATATTCATTAGAACAGAAAGTTACATAATGTTTTAGCACTATTGAATTATTGTCTTTAGATTTAGTTCCCCACTAAATATTGAACTAGATTATGCATGCAAACCCCGCCATGGATCCAAGCTTGCCTCTTACAATCATCTTAACAACTTTCTATCCAAGAGAATTCCATTCAAACAAGTCTAGTACTTCATTACTTTGTAGGGGTGAGAGTTTCAAGTCAACGTGTTAATCAATCAATTCAGTTCCAGCTGAATCTGGAAATTATGATCAGTTTTAGAGAACCAACTACACAGACTTCTAAAGTTTGTGCGGACTAGGCTAGAAAAACACAATCACTCAAAAGACTGAGCAGTAGCAGCAATACACGatatttaaaagttaaaaccagCCCTAATCATGAAAAAACACCTGCAAGAATTAATTAACACATTGTACAACACAGCTTGAAGATTCTAATTGTTCAAAAACATATGATTGACAAACATTATTTCCAGATAAAAGATAAGGCATGAAGCTCTAATATCTTGATCCCATACATCATTTAACCTTTCTTTTACTTGTTTTACACAAGAAAAAACTCAATGTTGTCTTTGATGTTTGGCGAATGATGAATTTACCAAT
The Populus nigra chromosome 3, ddPopNigr1.1, whole genome shotgun sequence genome window above contains:
- the LOC133688709 gene encoding UBP1-associated proteins 1C, with product MVWFQCEDCGENLKKPKLPNHFRMCSATKLSCIDCGETFGKQSVQGHTQCITEAEKYGPKGQGKASNGATPKSNKDAKQKPDVDINVGLSERPPWFCSLCNTKATSKQALLLHADGKKHRGKARAFQAAKQQPKQTEESALDSNAPTKVALIENNKHVEEQKLQDTPNVDSADTNTEIENGKLPSKRKRKVDASGNDGTGNKTKDGAANEVGNGKSQVERKSDDVETQLKKAKHNALKDDKATSPKKEDNKKNIKWRKLVKSALKSNDGVLKIRKLKKLVLKSLQESGIAKDETELDNILEQKINSSSRFRVDDKYVHLAAKD